In one window of Gossypium arboreum isolate Shixiya-1 chromosome 4, ASM2569848v2, whole genome shotgun sequence DNA:
- the LOC108457867 gene encoding soluble inorganic pyrophosphatase 4-like, whose protein sequence is MAPPIETTVKSSDSHCAPHPPLNERILSSMTRRSVAAHPWHDLEIGPGAPTVFNCVIEIGKGSKVKYELDKKTGLIKVDRVLYSSVVYPHNYGFIPRTLCEDNDPLDVLIIMQEPVLPGCFLRAKAIGLMPMIDQGEKDDKIIAVCADDPEYRHYNDIKELPPHRLAEIRRFFEDYKKNENKEVAVNDFLPASTAYEAIQHSMNLYADYIVESLRR, encoded by the exons ATGGCTCCACCAATTGAGACTACAGTCAAGTCCTCTGACTCTCACTGCGCTCCACATCCTCCTTTGAATGAAAGGATCCTTTCGTCAATGACCAGGAGGTCCGTCGCTGCTCACCCATGGCATGATCTTGAAATTG GACCTGGAGCTCCTACGGTTTTCAACTGC GTGATTGAAATTGGGAAAGGGAGCAAGGTGAAATATGAACTTGACAAGAAAACTGGTTTGATCAAG GTTGATCGTGTGCTTTATTCATCAGTTGTGTATCCTCACAACTATGGTTTCATCCCTCGTACTCTTTGTGAAGACAATGATCCCTTGGATGTCCTGATTATTATGCAG GAACCAGTTCTTCCAGGGTGCTTTCTTCGGGCTAAAGCTATAGGTCTGATGCCTATGATTGATCAG GGTGAGAAAGATGACAAGATTATTGCCGTATGTGCTGATGATCCTGAGTATCGTCACTACAATGACATCAAGGAACTCCCACCTCACCGTTTGGCTGAGATTCGCCGCTTCTTTGAGGACT ATAAGAAGAATGAGAACAAGGAAGTTGCTGTCAATGACTTTCTGCCCGCCTCAACTGCTTATGAGGCAATCCAGCATTCCAT GAATTTGTACGCGGACTACATTGTGGAGAGCTTAAGGCGGTAG